One segment of Allorhodopirellula heiligendammensis DNA contains the following:
- the pstC gene encoding phosphate ABC transporter permease subunit PstC: MDLSASDISQLVHHPSRRRSRTAARLRDRCVRGLLLACSALSVFITFTIIVVLLRESIRFFGLDSVRFADFVGGTKWSPLIGGEIGVWPLVCGTLLVTGVAMVVALPLGMVTAIYLSEYASRRLRSILKPTLEVLAGIPTVVYGYFALMVITPGLKFLHEGFNIYNALSAGIAVGILCLPTVCSLAEDALRAVPRSLRDAAYGLGATRFDVATTVVVPAALSGIVSACLLSISRAIGETMIVALAAGATARMTLDPRQEVQTMTGWIVQMCLGDASHQGMGYFSMYAVAAVLFLITFSLTVIGTLVRNRFREEYQ, encoded by the coding sequence ATGGACCTTTCCGCGAGCGATATCTCGCAACTAGTTCATCATCCATCGCGACGTCGGTCTCGCACCGCAGCCAGGCTGCGTGACCGCTGCGTTCGTGGCCTGTTGCTGGCATGTTCAGCCTTGTCGGTATTCATTACGTTCACGATCATCGTCGTCCTCCTGCGAGAGTCGATTCGATTCTTTGGACTTGACAGTGTTCGTTTCGCTGATTTTGTGGGTGGAACCAAGTGGTCGCCACTGATCGGCGGTGAAATCGGGGTATGGCCGCTAGTCTGTGGCACGCTATTGGTGACAGGGGTGGCCATGGTCGTCGCTCTGCCACTCGGGATGGTGACGGCGATCTACCTCAGTGAATACGCCTCTCGCCGACTACGCTCGATCCTGAAGCCTACGCTCGAGGTCTTAGCGGGCATTCCGACCGTTGTGTATGGTTATTTTGCGCTGATGGTAATCACGCCGGGGCTGAAGTTTCTGCACGAAGGGTTCAACATCTACAATGCCCTCAGTGCCGGGATAGCTGTCGGTATCCTGTGCTTGCCGACGGTTTGCTCACTAGCGGAAGATGCCCTCCGCGCGGTCCCCCGCAGCCTTCGCGACGCCGCCTATGGCCTGGGAGCAACTCGGTTTGACGTCGCAACGACCGTTGTTGTCCCTGCGGCGCTTTCGGGAATTGTATCGGCCTGTTTACTATCAATCTCTCGCGCAATCGGTGAGACAATGATTGTTGCACTCGCAGCGGGAGCGACGGCACGCATGACATTGGATCCTCGCCAAGAGGTACAGACCATGACCGGTTGGATCGTGCAGATGTGTTTGGGTGACGCGAGTCATCAAGGCATGGGATATTTCTCAATGTACGCCGTTGCTGCAGTTTTGTTTCTGATCACGTTCTCGCTAACCGTGATCGGGACCCTGGTTCGAAATCGATTCCGCGAGGAGTATCAGTGA